The following coding sequences are from one Anguilla anguilla isolate fAngAng1 chromosome 12, fAngAng1.pri, whole genome shotgun sequence window:
- the dynll2a gene encoding dynein, light chain, LC8-type 2a has product MADRKAVIKNADMSEDMQQDAVDCATQAMEKYNIEKDIAAYIKKEFDKKYNPTWHCIVGRNFGSYVTHETKHFIYFYLGQVAILLFKSG; this is encoded by the exons ATGGCTGACAGGAAGGCTGTGATAAAGAATGCTGACATGTCTGAGGACATGCAGCAGGATGCGGTGGACTGTGCCACGCAGGCCATGGAGAAGTACAACATTGAGAAGGACATTGCTGCCTACATCAAGAAG GAGTTTGACAAGAAGTACAACCCCACGTGGCATTGCATTGTGGGCAGGAACTTTGGCAGCTACGTTACTCACGAGACGAAGCATTTCATCTACTTCTACCTTGGGCAGGTGGCAATCCTCCTCTTCAAGTCTGGCTGA